In Oncorhynchus nerka isolate Pitt River linkage group LG21, Oner_Uvic_2.0, whole genome shotgun sequence, the following are encoded in one genomic region:
- the LOC115110579 gene encoding LOW QUALITY PROTEIN: protein Wiz-like (The sequence of the model RefSeq protein was modified relative to this genomic sequence to represent the inferred CDS: deleted 1 base in 1 codon) — protein MELEGDSLSPRDSFTSVSSYGPPPSFSAQDTATHNLLNHTLQVSDELTFSGSPWSSGDNGDFERTGGPLSQVESGRSAQRSIRPSAFPSSLTWDSDSEKETLDEEELQHFSNPHGLAAHSPGSPSSGLRPDSEDHQAPEQLQHVPTETNLLSHVEERDQDKPNTHREGQHSSKEYKHDGEQVGDDRVWNISEKAELFQSKVTSKEGCKIEEEREEEDLTGKDKEPERDVYTFPGDSDTESPPPAPWAHCTFIQRRKKKRALLRPFSGQGSWERTSTGAGMKAWGASSRAKSLGPVKVSGGAYDFKEDLEKATEELEKVEEEKGGEEGGGEGELGEEIFTCVECSIYFKKQVYLQDHMQEHSQSRPGAGRRERGVKGARFRCVECGWNLSNRLALADHNRRHQESRQKILEEIGKLSDSGKGETTQGEPSKVTKPASPVLEPFVAPVTTPTLVPFTEPVPAPFTEPDPAPFTEPDPAPFTEPDPAPFTEPDPAPFTEPDPVPVPVRAPVKARAKTPVKAKVKGPANRRYLCLKCDFSTRTSQALANHAKTHNRKPTGLQRASPRFQPKLTPMEPSVSPGSASGLTSISLTCDQCAFQASSQTVLKEHQHVAHPAQTSICGEGPEEINSPGSRIDASSPPCSDKLSKPVSPPEGQSQSKASKSSSSWISAMEDSDTQPQPSNTATAPQRRELAFKTIGNKRANRRGKAGTELLRPNPRLDSGPPETDDAQRQRQSPDLAADMNQKETESLVGSKPLTRARSLRDDSSLKQQSLTASSSTEGKPVKEEDGETKVAFEKKSNKVFAAENDDDDDNDDHDEEEEEENIRRFLEEGISDEDYEEIDEETGTLKSVERKCPYCPDRFHNGIGLANHVRGHLNRVGVSYNVRHFISPEEVNAIEKKFSYQKKKKKVANFDPDTFSVMRCEFCSAGFDTRAGLSSHARAHLRDFGITNWEVTVSPIHILRELFSSRPDLVLPTAPPRSPASDEEEEDLETEEEEPGGGEGSEEATGATVSNLLPSSPSQPWKKDHSVGEPEGGEEEEQMPALDSLTSSPGRKGLFSLDPESLSPRDEADIKVSNLLKCEVCSAPFETRRGLSSHARSHLRQLGIGMSESSGAPIDLLYQITKERGLDGHFPPPLPRPPVAKKPLPVLPTPRKEERYQDTDMDEKPIPLSIPSPVASHPPSSLIRACSPSPVVRKAPISSLLPVSSPLRCLDHKPGGVKSTTSNLSAKPFWAPQETDAPLNLTLEVDPNKDIVCQLCGAWFETRKGLSSHARAHLRHFGVEYSESKGSPIDLLNQLIHTDDFKHRASALQPEGPQGLRGLTASLSFPKRSLLTTSSTPLLYKVTTMGGGSGSKATSSSASSMFGPPSKRPKSSKLQVFRLSGGELTPIPHSEPVKEIGCEFCGEYFENRKGLSSHARSHLRQMGITEWTVNGSPIDTLRELITRRGLPCALPLKPLKSPPPSPGPPRSPLSSAASPSLLSRLPFAFAHPPSHQSTVRKMGSAPPASPSLIVKLKPEPMQLEVTMPGAVGGAAGYSSEPLNCSWSSSDNMLPLNLVTAHEVEPTRDIRCEFCGEYFENRKGLSSHARSHLRQMGITEWTVNGSPIDTLRELMHKNGGTSSPAPGLKKETSQGSSPTWEGLVGGLGYQSPKFSRKSPLNLLHSGSRLHKHGLGAVGLSSTPPAGKFFAVSLLGKRPMSEEGRPVERSPSHPQSFSPLPHDLSIKGKSSPDKNAGGHLDSSCELCGFYFENRKALASHARAHLRQFGVTEWCVNGSPIETLSAWMRSRPHTVVEMHRSYMQGSNRSTSKKKSSSSLSPSSDSDLLPPMPSQKHSSSSQWAALGLAQARRVGRELTLASPRAAEGDAGLTPPSRPSHSSHSPARHSNTLPPHTQVARSELNVRLPRGFERRPLKHPSHSEGGERDSGTPKPPRTGTIPALVPKPPSTPLVKVVGKIYSLRCRFCEVEFQGPLSVQEDWIRHLQQHILNLNYNKPAPSTTDPPAQDHNPTPTSTSVPATTSSFTTTPAPTSTSPSIHTHTTAPTVPPPCSPSPPPMAESAPIVTATPMATASAESTLTPILIPTLSL, from the exons ATGGAGCTAGAGGGGGACTCTCTTTCTCCCAGGGATTCCTTCACCTCAGTGAGCAGCTATGGGCCACCACCCTCATTCTCAGCACAGGACACCGCAACACACAACCTCCTAAATCACACCTTACAG GTTTCAGACGAGCTCACCTTCAGTGGGAGCCCATGGTCCAGTGGTGACAATGGGGACTTTGAGAGGACCGGAGGCCCCTTATCCCAGGTGGAATCAGGGAGGAGTGCACAGAGGAGCATCAGGCCCTCAGCCTTTCCCTCCTCCCTGACCTGGGACTCTGACTCTGAGAAAGAGACACTAGACG AGGAGGAGCTACAGCACTTTTCTAACCCTCATGGTCTGGCCGCTCACAGCCCAGGATCCCCCTCCTCTGGACTCAG ACCTGACAGTGAGGATCACCAAGCACCTGAACAATTGCAGCACGTACCCACTGAGACAAACCTACTCAGCCATGTGGAGGAGCGGGACCAAGACAAgcctaacacacacagagagggccaACATAGTTCAAAAGAATATAAGCATGATGGGGAGCAAG TGGGAGATGACAGAGTCTGGAATATATCGGAGAAAGCTGAACTGTTTCAGTCCAAAGTGACATCAAAGGAGGGGTGCAAAattgaagaggaaagagaggaagaggatctGACAGGGAAGGACAAGGAACCTGAGCGGGATGTGTACACCTTTCCTGGAGACTCAGACACAGAGAGCCCCCCACCAGCACCCTGGGCACACTGCACCTTCATCCAGCGTCGGAAGAAGAAAAGGGCCCTGCTCAGGCCCTTCTCTGGCCAGGGCTCCTGGGAACGCACATCAACAGGAGCTGGGATGAAGGCATGGGGTGCTTCCTCAAGAGCAAAGAGCTTGGGGCCAGTGAAGGTGAGTGGAGGGGCCTATGACTTTAAGGAGGACTTGGAAAAGGCAACAGAGGAACTGGAGAAGGTAGAAGAGGAAAAGGGtggtgaagaaggaggaggagagggagagcttgGTGAAGAGATTTTCACATGTGTGGAATGTAGCATTTACTTCAAGAAGCAGGTCTACCTGCAGGATCACATGCAAGAGCACAGTCAGAGCAGGCCGGGGGCTGGCAGGAGGGAGCGTGGAGTGAAGGGCGCACGATTTCGGTGCGTGGAGTGTGGATGGAACCTGTCAAACAGGCTGGCTCTGGCGGACCACAACAGACGACACCAGGAGTCTCGTCAGAAGATCCTGGAGGAGATTGGGAAGCTGAGTGACAGTGGGAAAGGAGAGACTACGCAGGGTGAGCCGAGCAAGGTGACCAAACCTGCAAGCCCAGTCCTAGAACCATTTGTAGCTCCAGTCACGACTCCAACTCTAGTCCCATTCACAGAGCCAGTCCCAGCTCCATTCACAGAGCCAGATCCAGCTCCATTCACAGAGCCAGATCCAGCTCCATTCACAGAGCCAGATCCAGCTCCATTCACAGAGCCAGATCCAGCTCCATTCACAGAGCCAGATCCAGTCCCAGTTCCAGTCCGGGCCCCAGTCAAAGCTCGAGCCAAAACCCCAGTCAAAGCAAAGGTCAAAGGCCCAGCCAATCGTCGCTATCTCTGCCTCAAGTGTGACTTCAGTACACGCACCTCACAGGCATTGGCCAACCACGCCAAGACCCACAACAGAAAACCTACTGGTCTGCAGCGAGCCTCTCCACGCTTTCAGCCAAAGCTCACTCCTATGGAGCCGTCTGTGTCACCTGGATCTGCCTCTGGCctgacctccatctctctcacttgtGATCAGTGTGCCTTCCAGGCCTCCAGTCAAACTGTTCTAAAGGAGCACCAACACGTGGCTCACCCTGCGCAGACCTCCATCTGTGGGGAAGGGCCTGAAGAGATTAACAGTCCAGGGTCCAGAATTGATGCCTCCTCTCCACCATGTTCTGATAAGCTTTCTAAGCCTGTCTCTCCACCAGAGGGCCAAAGCCAGTCAAAGGCCAGTAAGTCTTCCTCTAGTTGGATCTCTGCTATGGAGGACAGTGACACACAGCCCCAACCATCAAACACTGCTACAGCTCCCCAGCGTAGAGAGTTAGCCTTTAAGACCATCGGGAACAAGAGGGCAAATAGGAGAGGGAAGGCGGGGACAGAACTCCTCCGGCCAAATCCCAGACTGGACAGCGGTCCACCTGAGACCGATGATGCACAAAGACAGCGCCAGAGCCCTGACCTGGCAGCCGATATGAACCAAAAAGAGACTGAATCACTTGTTGGATCCAAACCGCTCACCAGGGCTCGATCCCTCCGAG ATGACTCCTCTCTAAAACAACAGAGCCTCACAGCCTCAAGCTCTACAGAAGGGAAGCCCGTGAAGGAAGAGGACGGGGAGACAAAGGTTGCTTTTGAAAAGAAGAGTAACAAGGTTTTTGCTGCTGaaaatgacgatgatgatgacaaCGATGATCATgacgaagaagaggaagaggagaatatcCGGCGTTTCCTAGAGGAGGGCATATCAGATGAGGATTATGAggagattgatgaggaaacaggGACCCTGAAGAGCGTGGAGAGGAAATGCCCCTACTGCCCTGATCGCTTCCACAACGGCATCGGGCTGGCCAATCATGTGAGGGGCCACCTCAACCGAGTGGGCGTCAGCTACAACGTGCGCCACTTCATATCCCCTGAGGAGGTCAATGCCATTGAGAAGAAGTTCTCCTaccagaagaagaagaaaaagg ttgcCAACTTTGACCCGGATACGTTCAGTGTGATGCGCTGTGAGTTCTGCAGTGCTGGCTTTGACACCCGGGCTGGCCTGTCCAGCCACGCCAGGGCACACCTGCGGGACTTTGGGATTACTAACTGGGAGGTGACTGTCTCGCCTATCCATATCCTCCGGGAGCTCTTCTCCAGCCGCCCAGACCTGGTCCTCCCCACAGCCCCCCCACGCAGCCCAGCCtcagacgaggaggaggaagaccTGGAGACGGAGGAGGAAGAaccagggggaggggaggggagtgaagAGGCAACAGGTGCAACAGTCTCCAACCTACTGCCATCGTCGCCTTCTCAGCCTTGGAAGAAAGACCACAGCGTTGGTGagcctgaag GcggggaggaggaagagcagaTGCCAGCACTGGACAGCTTGACCTCCAGCCCAGGGAGGAAGGGTCTGTTTTCCCTGGACCCAGAGAGCCTCTCCCCGAGGGATGAAGCTGACATCAAGG TGTCCAACCTGTTAAAGTGTGAGGTGTGCAGTGCCCCCTTCGAGACGAGGCGGGGCCTATCTAGTCACGCCCGTTCCCACCTGCGCCAGCTGGGCATCGGCATGTCGGAGAGCAGCGGGGCACCCATCGACCTCCTCTACCAGATCACCAAGGAGCGTGGTCTGGATGGGCacttc ccccctcccctcccccgccCCCCCGTCGCCAAGAAGCCCCTTCCCGTCCTGCCAACCCCACGGAAAGAGGAGAGATATCAAGACACCGACATGGACGAGaaacccatccctctctccattccctccccTGTGGCCtcccatcccccctcctccctcatcaGGGCCTGCTCCCCTTCTCCTGTGGTGAGGAAGGCCCCCATCtcttctctgctgcctgtgtcaTCCCCCCTACGCTGTCTGGACCATAAGCCTGGAGGGGTGAAGAGCACCACCTCTAACCTCTCTGCCAAACCCTTCTGGGCTCCACAGGAGACTGATGCCCCACTCAACCTCA CATTGGAGGTGGACCCCAACAAGGACATAGTGTGCCAGCTGTGTGGCGCCTGGTTCGAGACGCGGAAGGGCCTGTCCAGCCATGCCCGAGCCCACCTGCGTCACTTTGGGGTGGAGTACTCGGAGTCCAAAGGTTCCCCCATAGACCTCCTCAACCAGCTCATTCACACTGATGACTTCAAGCACAGAGCCAGCGCCCTGCAGCCTGAGGGGCCCCAAGGGCTCAGGGGCCTCACAGCCAGCCTCTCCTTCCCCAAACgctccctcctcaccacctcctccacacctctcctctacaaGGTCACTACGATGGGGGGCGGATCTGGGTCCAAAGCTACCTCTTCCTCAGCTTCCTCAATGTTTGGCCCGCCCTCCAAACGTCCCAAGTCCTCCAAATTACAGGTCTTCCGTTTGAGTGGCGGGGAACTCACGCCCATCCCCCACA gTGAACCAGTGAAGGAGATCGGCTGTGAGTTCTGTGGGGAGTACTTTGAGAACCGTAAAGGTCTCTCCAGTCACGCGCGTTCCCACCTGCGCCAGATGGGCATCACAGAGTGGACAGTCAATGGTTCCCCCATAGACACCCTGCGAGAGCTGATCACACGTCGAGGTCTACCATGCGCCCTGCCCCTCAAGCCCCTAaaatctccccctccatcccccggACCCCCTCGCTCCCCCTTGTCCTCCGCTGCCTCGCCCAGCCTCCTGAGTCGCCTCCCTTTTGCCTTcgcccacccacccagccaccaGTCCACAGTGCGTAAGATGGGCTCAGCTCCACCGGCCTCCCCTAGCCTGATAGTCAAGCTGAAGcctgagcctatgcagctggaAGTCACCATGCCAGGAGCGGTGGGGGGAGCAGCGGGATACTCCTCTGAGCCACTGAATTGCAGCTGGAGCAGCTCCGACAATATGCTCCCTCTTAACTTGG TCACAGCCCATGAAGTAGAGCCCACTCGGGACATCCGCTGTGAGTTCTGTGGGGAGTACTTTGAGAACCGTAAAGGTCTCTCCAGCCACGCCCGTTCCCACCTGCGCCAGATGGGCATCACAGAGTGGACAGTCAACGGCTCCCCCATAGACACCCTGAGAGAACTCATGCACAAGAATGGGGGCACCTCGTCCCCAGCCCCGGGGCTGAAGAAGGAGACCAGCCAGGGGTCCAGCCCCACCTGGGAAGGCCTGGTAGGGGGCCTGGGTTACCAGTCGCCCAAGTTCTCCCGCAAATCCCCCCTCAACCTGCTGCACTCTGGCTCCCGGCTTCATAAGCACGGCCTGGGGGCGGTGGGCCTCTCTTCCACCCCTCCCGCTGGGAAGTTTTTTGCGGTGTCCCTGCTGGGTAAAAGACCCATGTCGGAGGAGGGCCGTCCAGTTGAGAGGTCACCATCCCACCCCCAGTCCTTTTCGCCCCTGCCACATGACCTCTCCATCAAAGGGAAGTCCTCTCCAGACAAGAATGCCGGAGGGCACCTGG ATTCCAGCTGTGAGCTGTGTGGGTTCTACTTTGAGAACCGCAAGGCGCTGGCTAGCCATGCGCGGGCCCACCTGCGGCAGTTTGGCGTAACAGAGTGGTGTGTGAACGGTTCGCCCATCGAGACGCTGAGTGCCTGGATGCGCAGCCGGCCCCACACGGTGGTGGAGATGCACCGCAGCTACATGCAGGGATCCAACCGCTCCACCTCCAAGAAG AAAAGCAgctcgtctctctccccatcgtcCGACTCTGACCTCCTCCCCCCCATGCCCTCCCAgaagcattcctcctcctcccagtgGGCGGCTCTGGGGCTGGCCCAGGCCAGACGGGTAGGCCGGGAGCTCACCCTGGCATCACCCCGGGCAGCAGAGGGTGATGCAGGTCTCACTCCCCCCTCCCGACCCAGCCACAGCAGCCACAGTCCCGCCCGACATTCCAACACCCTTCCTCCCCACACACAGGTGGCCCGCAGTGAGCTCAACGTGCGCCTGCCCAGAG GCTTTGAGCGGCGACCTCTTAAACACCCCTCCCactcagagggaggagagagggacagtggcACCCCCAAGCCCCCTCGCACCGGTACCATTCCTGCCCTGGTGCCCAAACCCCCTTCCACCCCCCTGGTAAAAGTGGTGGGAAAGATCTACTCCCTCAGGTGCCG GTTCTGTGAGGTGGAGTTCCAGGGTCCTCTCTCTGTGCAGGAGGACTGGATCCGCCACCTCCAGCAGCACATCCTCAACCTCAACTACAACAAGCCTGCTCCCTCTACCACAGATCCCCCAGCCCAAGACCACAACCCAACCCCAACCTCAACCTCAGTCCCAGCCACTACCTCCAGCTTCACCACAACTCCTGCCCCCACCTCAACCTCACCCTCCATCCACACCCACACCACAGCTCCTACTGTTCCCCCTCCTTGcagcccctctcctcccccaatgGCTGAGTCTGCTCCAATTGTCACTGCCACTCCAATGGCAACAGCCTCAGCAGAGTCCACCCTCACCCCGATCCTGATCCCCACCCTGTCCTTGTAA
- the LOC115110582 gene encoding N-acetylmuramoyl-L-alanine amidase-like, with protein sequence MSGAQGVEDSMISPMEPHWKWCLTLLVVLVSAHTDTKVTSSQHMDDFIRVLEQVEYRNPGLEPVNVLRGLRRATGLRDEFMQHFLGTIREDSTSEAPVMDSNLSDLIGRAVRHQVTERGREEGVVLTADGTTVAMSPVLLGIEAGLVSKTRCQVRGLYPLTLARNLGLSFQHFNSSLLSQRLGPDGCWDDVTSPQVFTLSDKPSLATDALVNGGMDGVILGMEVSAQSQRPLKLSSLLRMYYCHRLEGEGLDTAPRLISRLRRENFRELARPPLLQRQVVRSLVLQRRLIDHSTMLSQEKEELTAVVREGIKEFVHRYMDCPAIIPRCQWGAAPYRGTPTPLSLPLSFMYIHHTYQPGQPCLTFQQCSADMRSMQRFHQDDRGWDDIGYSFVAGSDGYLYEGRGWHWQGAHTKGYNSKGYGVSFIGDYTSRLPSQQTMELVRDRLASCAVGGGRLVGNFTLYGHRQLVKTSCPGDAFYSEITGWEHFGEVQN encoded by the exons ATGTCAGGAGCACAGGGCGTCGAAGACTCAATGATTTCTCCAATGGAACCGCACTGGAAATGGTGTCTGACCCTTCTTGTGGTCTTGGTCAGTGCTCACACTGATACCAAAG TCACATCCTCCCAGCATATGGATGACTTCATCAGAGTGTTGGAGCAGGTAGAATACAGAAACCCTGGACTGGAGCCTGTAAATGTGTTGAGAGGCCTGCGCAGGGCAACTGGTCTCAGAGATGAGTTCATGCAGCACTTCTTGGGCACTATCAGGGAGGACAGCACCTCAGAGGCACCAGTTATGGACTCCAATCTCTCAGATTTAATTGGCAGAGCTGTGCGCCatcaggtgacagagagaggtagagaggaaggggTTGTCCTTACTGCTGATGGCACCACGGTTGCTATGAGCCCAGTCCTTCTGGGTATTGAAGCTGGGCTAGTGTCTAAGACGAGGTGTCAAGTCCGTGGCCTGTACCCCCTCACTCTGGCTAGGAACTTGGGTCTGTCCTTCCAGCACTtcaatagctctctcctctcccaacgcCTGGGCCCTGATGGCTGCTGGGATGACGTGACCTCGCCTCAGGTCTTCACCCTCTCCGATAAGCCCTCCCTCGCCACTGATGCCCTGGTTAACGGCGGTATGGATGGTGTGATTCTAGGGATGGAGGTCTCAGCTCAGTCCCAGCGTCCTCTCAAGCTGAGCAGCCTACTGAGGATGTACTACTGTCATCGTCTTGAGGGGGAAGGACTGGACACTGCTCCTCGTCTGATCAGCCGCCTACGCAGGGAGAACTTCAGAGAACTGGCCAGGCCCCCCCTTCTGCAGAGGCAGGTGGTGAGATCCCTGGTCCTACAGAGGAGACTGATCGACCACTCTACGATGTTGTCACAGGAAAAGGAAGAGCTGACAGCTGTGGTGAGGGAAGGAATAAAGGAGTTTGTCCACAGATACATGG ACTGTCCAGCTATTATCCCACGGTGTCAGTGGGGGGCTGCACCATACCGGGGCACCCCCAcccccctgtccctccccctctcgtTCATGTACATCCACCACACATACCAGCCTGGCCAGCCTTGTCTCACCTTTCAGCAGTGTTCTGCAGACATGAGGTCCATGCAACGCTTTCACCAGGATGACCGGGGCTGGGACGATATTGGATACAG CTTTGTGGCAGGCTCTGACGGGTACCTCTATGAAGGGCGTGGGTGGCACTGGCAAGGGGCCCACACTAAGGGCTATAACTCCAAGGGCTACGGGGTGTCATTCATCGGTGACTACACCTCCAGATTACCATCACAACAGACCATGGAACTGGTGAGAGATCGTCTGGCATCCTGTGCTGTGGGAGGCGGGCGACTGGTCGGCAACTTCACCCTGTATGGCCACAGACAGCTGGTTAAGACTTCCTGTCCTGGAGACGCCTTCTACTCAGAGATCACAGGCTGGGAGCACTTTGGG GAGGTTCAAAACTGA
- the LOC115110583 gene encoding trafficking protein particle complex subunit 5-like — protein sequence MDTRFTRGKSNILERPLTRPKTEVSVSAFALLFSEMVQYCQSRVYSVSELQQRLADMGQSVGASMLDVLVLREKNGKRETKVLNILLFVKVSVWKAMFGKEADKLEQANDDDKTYYIIEKEPLINAYISVPKENSTLNCAAFTAGIVEAILTHSGFPAKVTAHWHKGTTLMIKFDEAVIARDKALDSR from the exons ATGGACACTCGGTTCACGAGAGGAAAGTCAAACATCCTGGAACGGCCTCTAACCCGTCCCAAGACTGAAGTCAGTGTGAGTGCCTTTGCACTGCTCTTCTCTGAGATGGTGCAGTATTGCCAGAGCCGCGTGTACTCTGTGTCCGAGCTGCAGCAACGCTTGGCAGACATGGGTCAGAGCGTTGGCGCCAGTATGCTGGACGTGCTGGTGCTGAGGGAGAAGAATGGGAAGAGGGAGACTAAGGTGCTTAACATACTGCTCTTCGTCAAG GTGTCAGTATGGAAAGCCATGTTCGGTAAGGAGGCAGACAAGCTGGAGCAGGCCAACGATGATGACAAGACCTACTACATCATAGAGAAGGAGCCACTGATCAACGCTTACATCTCTGTGCCCAAGGAGAACAGCACACTAAACTGTGCTGCATTCACCGCTGGCATCGTAGAGGCCATTCTCACACACAGTGGCTTCCCTGCCAAGGTCACAGCCCACTGGCACAAGGGCACCACGCTCATGATCAAGTTTGATGAAGCTGTGATAGCCAGAGACAAGGCCCTGGATAgcagatag